One region of Primulina tabacum isolate GXHZ01 chromosome 1, ASM2559414v2, whole genome shotgun sequence genomic DNA includes:
- the LOC142537766 gene encoding LOW QUALITY PROTEIN: pentatricopeptide repeat-containing protein At5g62370 (The sequence of the model RefSeq protein was modified relative to this genomic sequence to represent the inferred CDS: deleted 1 base in 1 codon), whose amino-acid sequence MRKDRVFLYKLYRSRYFSACPLPLESQGVTFSLPAPQTTHNDLCFSVVEQLIRRGLFSSARKVVRRLISQCSHATEAISVVDFAVGRGLDLDLVSYGCLVRKLVVFGEALMAEALYRDFVVCKGLEPGRELLNSMIICFCKLGKLDEAKSCFDMLIEKGFVPGVGECNAIIKNLCFRDRILESYDCFVKINEACEIVLDFTCYNRLVNGLCSRGFLDEGLRVFNVLIDQGVPPTVNMCRSLVIGFSKWGHAEEAEILSIKIESCGFVMDQLTYTCLINAYCKGRKMKMAMRLFMRMLKMGCKPDSYTYNTLIHGFVNLGMFSKGWLLHNKMVDSGLKPDLVTYQIMLNKYCIDQKVDSALVLFNDMLQSNMPPNVHCYTVLIAALCKEQRLEEIYSLYHKMLDNGVVPDPVLFFTLVKNLPEGDEMYLALMVLHAIAKKSCNVDSLVISPSAKPTSTDDAMVEIEYLLDQIARSNSFFANMAFSIYIIALCMGGKLDTALNCMEKMVNLGFSPSLTAFNSLIKLLFQEGLTQDAQSLLEFMQDLGVVANQTTFSIIVDEYCKHADSSSAIDVLDQIEERGIKPSVTIYNSIIGCLGRQKMIHEAEKFFYRMLEFGIDPDEKIFVTMINAYSKNGCAKLADRLFKQMMEYEFRPSSHAYTALIAGLVKKNMIIKGCIYLDRMLEEGLMPNAVLYTSLIKQFLRKREFEFAFRLVDLMEKTEIELDLVTYITLISGVSRNFRYYEGKWFLSDNKSKKAKEMLFHLLDRKAIFPRAKGFKMSVSSKKEMEFFALRLIRKIRECPLIQDLYLYNSRISGLCREQRMQEAYEHLDLMQREGVHPNMVTFTILIDGHMKFGEVDLAVDLFNKMNSNGFSQHGLDGVLINTLVKGLCKGGRIIDALSLTHNMQKRGFFPSKGSYETLLSSFCAQRSSSNALKIYEDMLAHEYFPCRYNFEWLINILREDNELKDVHACLIPKRKDIRNDTCQMIARGMKTKVRECIQLILMA is encoded by the exons ATGAGAAAAGATAGAGTTTTTCTGTATAAATTGTATAGAAGTAGATACTTTAGCGCTTGCCCTTTACCGTTGGAGTCCCAAGGCGTAACCTTCTCTTTGCCAGCACCCCAGACTACACACAACGATTTGTGCTTTTCAGTAGTAGAGCAGCTTATTAGGCGGGGCTTATTTTCCTCCGCGCGGAAGGTGGTCCGAAGGCTCATTTCCCAGTGTTCTCATGCCACAGAAGCAATCTCGGTGGTTGATTTCGCCGTCGGAAGAGGTTTGGATCTTGATTTGGTTAGTTATGGCTGCCTTGTGAGGAAACTTGTCGTTTTTGGTGAGGCCCTGATGGCTGAGGCATTGTACAGGGACTTCGTAGTGTGTAAAGGTCTTGAACCGGGCCGGGAACTACTGAATTCCATGATTATTTGTTTTTGTAAGCTTGGGAAGTTAGACGAAGCGAAATCTTGCTTTGATATGCTGATTGAAAAGGGATTTGTACCTGGGGTTGGTGAATGTAATGCAATAATTAAAAACTTATGCTTTAGAGATAGAATTTTGGAGAGTTACGATTGTTTCGTCAAAATCAACGAGGCTTGTGAAATTGTGCTAGATTTTACATGTTATAATAGGCTGGTGAATGGGTTGTGTTCTAGAGGATTCTTGGACGAGGGGCTTCGTGTTTTCAATGTGTTGATAGATCAAGGGGTGCCTCCTACTGTCAATATGTGCAGGTCGTTGGTTATTGGTTTCAGTAAGTGGGGTCATGCTGAGGAGGCCGAGATTCTGAGTATAAAGATTGAGTCCTGCGGTTTTGTTATGGATCAATTAACATACACTTGCTTGATTAATGCCTACTGCAAAGGAAGGAAAATGAAGATGGCTATGAGATTGTTTATGAGGATGCTCAAGATGGGATGTAAGCCAGATTCTTATACA TATAATACACTGATTCATGGGTTCGTGAATTTGGGCATGTTTTCCAAAGGCTGGCTGTTGCATAATAAGATGGTGGATTCTGGGTTAAAGCCCGATTTGGTGACTTACCAAATCATGCTCAACAAATACTGCATAGATCAGAAAGTCGATAGTGCATTAGTGCTCTTTAATGACATGCTCCAGAGCAATATGCCTCCCAATGTTCATTGCTACACAGTCTTAATTGCTGCACTTTGCAAGGAACAAAGGTTGGAGGAAATATACAGCTTGTATCACAAGATGCTGGACAATGGGGTTGTTCCGGACCCTGTGCTTTTTTTCACCCTTGTGAAGAACCTTCCAGAAGGAGATGAGATGTACTTGGCCCTGATGGTTTTGCATGCTATAGCCAAGAAATCTTGCAATGTTGATAGTTTGGTTATTTCACCTTCTGCGAAACCAACGTCAACAGATGATGCAATGGTTGAAATTGAGTATTTGTTAGATCAGATTGCCAGAAGCAACTCATTCTTTGCGAATATGGCATTTAGTATATACATTATAGCCTTGTGTATGGGAGGAAAACTTGATACTGCTCTAAACTGTATGGAAAAGATGGTTAATCTTGGTTTCTCGCCTTCTCTTACTGCTTTTAATTCCTTGATTAAGTTACTTTTCCAGGAAGGACTAACGCAGGATGCCCAGTCCCTTCTTGAATTTATGCAAGATTTAGGAGTCGTCGCAAACCAAACCACTTTCTCAATTATAGTTGACGAGTATTGTAAGCATGCGGACTCCTCATCAGCCATTGATGTCTTAGATCAGATTGAAGAAAGGGGAATCAAGCCAAGTGTCACCATATATAACTCAATAATCGGTTGTTTAGGAAGACAAAAGATGATTCATGAGGCAGAGAAATTTTTCTACAGAATGCTCGAATTTGGAATAGATCCcgatgaaaaaatatttgttacTATGATTAATGCGTACTCAAAGAATGGGTGTGCAAAGCTAGCCGACAGACTATTCAAGCAGATGATGGAGTATGAGTTTAGACCAAGTTCCCATGCTTATACAGCACTTATAGCTGGGCTAGTTAAGAAAAATATGATCATTAAAGGTTGCATATATCTTGATAGAATGCTGGAAGAAGGCTTGATGCCAAACGCTGTTCTTTATACCTCCCTGATAAAGCAGTTCTTGAGGAAGAGAGAATTTGAATTTGCGTTTAGATTGGTTGATTTGATGGAGAAGACTGAGATTGAGCTTGATCTGGTCACCTATATCACATTGATCAGTGGCGTCTCTAGAAATTTTCGATATTATGAGGGAAAATGGTTTCTTTCAGATAATAAATCAAAGAAGGCTAAAGAAATGTTGTTCCATTTACTAGATCGAAAAGCAATTTTTCCAAGGGCGAAGGGTTTTAAAATGTCGGTTAGTTCtaaaaaagaaatggaattttTTGCCCTAAGACTGATCCGAAAAATTAGAGAATGTCCACtcatacaagacttgtacctgTATAACAGcagaatatcaggtttgtgTAGGGAACAGAGAATGCAAGAGGCATATGAGCATCTTGATCTGATGCAGAGGGAAGGAGTGCATCCTAATATGGTGACTTTCACTATCCTCATTGATGGGCATATGAAATTTGGGGAAGTTGATCTTGCTGTTGATTTGTTTAATAAAATGAACTCAAATGGTTTTTCTCAGCATGGACTGGATGGAGTTCTGATTAACACTTTAGTAAAAGGCCTTTGTAAGGGTGGTAGGATCATCGATGCATTGTCGCTTACACATAATATGCAGAAAAGAGGCTTTTTTCCATCTAAAGGATCTTATGAAACGCTACTAAGTTCTTTTTGTGCACAGCGCTCAAGCAGTAATGCATTGAAGATATATGAAGATATGTTGGCCCATGAATATTTCCCTTGCCGTTACAATTTTGAGTGGTTGATTAACATCTTGCGTGAGGATAACGAGTTGAAGGATGTTCATGCATGCCTTATACCAAAGAGAAAAGATATTCGAAACGATACATGTCAGATGATCGCTAGAGGAATGAAGACTAAAGTGCGAGAATGCATTCAGTTAATTCTCATGGCTTAG